In a genomic window of Aggregatimonas sangjinii:
- a CDS encoding superoxide dismutase encodes MAFELPNLPYAKDALEPHIDARTMEIHHGKHHNGYTTKLNGAIEGTDLEGKSIEAILKNLDMGNTAVRNNGGGFYNHSLFWNVMSPDGGGKPSGALADAIESAYGSFDAFKEKFSSAAGSRFGSGWAWLCVHPGGKVEVCSSPNQDNPLMPGVGCGGFPILGLDVWEHAYYLNYQNRRPDYVSAFFNVINWNKVSELYEANK; translated from the coding sequence ATGGCTTTTGAACTACCCAATTTACCCTACGCCAAAGACGCGTTGGAACCACATATCGATGCACGCACTATGGAAATACACCATGGCAAACATCACAATGGATATACTACAAAATTAAATGGTGCCATTGAAGGTACTGATCTCGAGGGGAAATCCATCGAGGCAATATTGAAAAACCTCGACATGGGCAATACTGCCGTACGGAACAATGGCGGTGGTTTTTACAACCACTCCCTATTCTGGAATGTCATGTCACCCGACGGAGGCGGTAAGCCTTCTGGAGCTTTGGCAGATGCTATTGAAAGTGCTTATGGTTCTTTCGATGCGTTTAAGGAAAAGTTCAGTAGCGCTGCAGGATCGCGATTCGGATCGGGATGGGCCTGGCTCTGTGTGCATCCGGGAGGAAAGGTCGAGGTCTGTTCTTCACCTAATCAGGACAACCCATTGATGCCCGGCGTTGGCTGTGGAGGTTTCCCTATTTTAGGATTGGATGTCTGGGAGCATGCTTACTACTTGAACTATCAAAATAGGCGGCCCGATTATGTAAGTGCCTTTTTTAATGTCATCAATTGGAATAAAGTTTCTGAATTATACGAGGCAAACAAGTAA
- a CDS encoding amidophosphoribosyltransferase, with the protein MSDAIKHECGISIIRLLKPLSYYKEKYGTAFYGVNKMYLMMEKQHNRGQDGAGFASIKLDMNAGERYMSRVRSTAQQPIQDIFAQINERINTAILKNPEYKDDVALQKKNIPYIGELLLGHVRYGTFGKNSIESVHPFIRQNNWMHRNLIVAGNFNMTNVHELFDNLVQLGQHPKEMADTVTVMEKIGHFLDDAVAKLYKQIKKEGYTKLEATPLIAERLKVAKILRRATKNFDGGYTMGGLLGHGDAFVQRDPAGIRPAYYYQDDEVVVVASERPAIQTVFNVPYEEVKELDPGHAIIIKKSGSTAIKQILEPTERKACSFERIYFSRGSDKEIYEERKELGKLIFPKILTAIDNNLKKTVFSYIPNTAETSFFGMVKEAQNYLNKKKEEQILALGPKMTSEQLHEILDVRPRIEKVAIKDAKLRTFITQDDSRDDLVAHVYDISYGSVDKGDNLVIIDDSIVRGTTLKKSILRILDRLSPKKIIVVSSAPQIRYPDCYGIDMAKLEDFVAFKAALALHQERGTTAVVDQIYQKCLEQVSTKDKNVINYVKEFYAPFTADEISDKIGALLSPSDIKAEVQIIYQTITSLHKACPKNLGDWYFTGNYPTAGGNRVVNRAFINFYEGKNQRAY; encoded by the coding sequence ATGAGCGACGCGATCAAACACGAATGCGGTATTTCGATTATTAGATTGTTGAAACCTCTGTCGTACTATAAAGAAAAGTACGGTACCGCATTTTATGGGGTAAACAAGATGTATCTCATGATGGAAAAACAGCACAACCGTGGACAGGACGGTGCAGGTTTTGCCAGTATTAAATTGGATATGAATGCCGGTGAACGTTACATGAGCCGCGTACGTTCGACCGCCCAACAACCCATTCAGGATATTTTTGCCCAAATCAACGAACGGATCAATACGGCGATTTTGAAAAATCCCGAGTACAAAGATGATGTTGCGCTTCAAAAAAAGAATATTCCTTATATAGGCGAGCTGCTATTGGGCCATGTTCGTTACGGCACTTTCGGCAAGAACAGTATCGAAAGCGTACATCCGTTTATCCGACAAAACAATTGGATGCACCGAAACCTTATCGTTGCGGGCAATTTTAACATGACCAATGTACATGAGTTGTTCGATAACCTGGTACAATTAGGACAGCATCCGAAAGAAATGGCCGATACGGTCACGGTTATGGAGAAAATCGGTCACTTTTTAGACGACGCTGTGGCCAAACTATACAAACAAATAAAGAAGGAAGGCTACACCAAACTAGAGGCTACCCCATTGATTGCGGAACGCTTGAAGGTGGCTAAAATTTTAAGAAGGGCCACAAAGAATTTTGATGGTGGTTATACCATGGGCGGTCTTTTAGGCCATGGGGATGCCTTCGTACAGAGAGACCCTGCTGGAATTCGCCCGGCATACTACTATCAAGACGACGAAGTGGTGGTCGTAGCCTCCGAACGCCCGGCCATACAGACCGTTTTTAACGTGCCCTATGAAGAAGTAAAGGAATTAGATCCAGGGCACGCCATCATTATAAAGAAGAGCGGTAGCACGGCGATAAAGCAAATTTTAGAACCTACGGAGCGAAAAGCCTGTTCTTTTGAGCGTATCTATTTTTCCAGGGGAAGTGATAAGGAAATTTACGAGGAGCGAAAGGAACTCGGCAAATTGATTTTTCCGAAAATATTGACCGCCATAGACAACAACCTAAAGAAAACCGTTTTCTCCTACATTCCGAATACCGCTGAAACATCGTTCTTTGGCATGGTAAAGGAAGCGCAAAACTACTTGAACAAAAAGAAGGAAGAACAGATCTTGGCATTGGGTCCTAAAATGACCAGCGAGCAGTTGCACGAGATTTTGGATGTTCGCCCCAGAATCGAAAAAGTAGCGATCAAAGATGCAAAGCTACGCACGTTTATTACCCAGGACGATAGTCGGGACGATTTGGTCGCCCATGTCTATGATATTTCGTACGGCTCTGTAGACAAGGGGGATAATCTGGTGATTATAGATGACAGTATCGTGAGGGGCACTACCTTGAAAAAAAGCATTCTGCGCATTCTAGACCGCTTGTCGCCCAAGAAAATTATCGTCGTCTCCTCTGCACCGCAAATTCGTTATCCCGATTGCTACGGCATCGATATGGCCAAATTAGAGGATTTCGTCGCCTTCAAAGCTGCCTTGGCCTTACACCAAGAACGCGGTACTACGGCTGTTGTTGATCAAATTTATCAAAAGTGCTTAGAGCAGGTAAGCACGAAAGACAAGAACGTCATCAATTACGTGAAGGAGTTCTATGCGCCCTTTACCGCCGATGAGATTTCAGATAAAATAGGGGCACTGTTGAGTCCGTCAGATATCAAAGCAGAAGTACAGATTATCTACCAGACCATAACAAGCCTTCATAAGGCCTGTCCTAAAAATCTTGGCGATTGGTACTTTACCGGAAACTACCCAACAGCCGGCGGTAATCGCGTTGTCAACAGGGCATTTATTAACTTTTACGAAGGAAAAAATCAAAGGGCATATTGA
- a CDS encoding PfkB family carbohydrate kinase, translating into MGKLVIVGTVAFDEIETPFGKTDKILGGAGTFIGLAASQFDVDSAIVSIVGDDLPQEYLDLLSNKGIDLNGLEIVKGGKTFYWKGKYHNDLNSRDTLVTELNTLADFNPVVPDNYTNADVVMLGNLHPAVQLSVINQMTERPKLIVLDTMNFWMDSALDDLKEVIKHIDVITINDEEARQLTEEYSLVKAAQEIHKMGPKFVVIKKGEHGALLFHNENVFFAPALPLEEVFDPTGAGDTFAGGFTGYLAATGDISFENMKRAVIHGSNLASFCVERFGTVRMESLTKDEVHERLHQFKALTQFEIELK; encoded by the coding sequence ATGGGTAAACTAGTAATCGTAGGTACTGTCGCGTTTGACGAAATAGAGACACCTTTCGGGAAAACCGATAAAATTCTCGGCGGGGCAGGCACTTTTATTGGACTCGCCGCATCACAATTCGATGTAGATTCGGCAATCGTTTCTATCGTTGGGGACGATCTTCCACAAGAATACCTGGACTTGCTTTCGAACAAAGGGATCGATTTAAATGGTTTGGAAATCGTTAAAGGCGGAAAAACCTTTTATTGGAAAGGCAAATACCACAACGATCTCAACTCCCGCGATACACTGGTCACCGAATTGAATACCTTGGCCGATTTTAATCCGGTGGTACCTGACAATTATACCAATGCCGATGTAGTGATGTTGGGCAACTTGCATCCCGCTGTGCAACTGAGCGTCATCAACCAAATGACCGAGCGACCGAAATTAATCGTTCTCGACACCATGAATTTCTGGATGGATAGCGCTTTGGACGATTTAAAGGAAGTCATCAAGCATATAGACGTCATTACCATCAACGATGAAGAGGCGCGACAGTTGACCGAAGAATACTCATTGGTAAAGGCGGCACAGGAAATCCATAAAATGGGACCAAAGTTCGTGGTCATCAAGAAAGGGGAACATGGAGCCCTACTGTTCCATAACGAAAATGTATTTTTCGCTCCTGCGCTTCCGTTGGAAGAAGTGTTCGATCCGACCGGTGCGGGTGACACCTTTGCCGGCGGCTTTACGGGGTATTTGGCGGCTACGGGCGATATTTCGTTTGAAAACATGAAACGGGCGGTTATCCACGGATCAAATCTGGCATCGTTCTGTGTGGAGCGCTTTGGCACAGTTCGAATGGAAAGCCTCACCAAAGATGAGGTACACGAAAGGCTGCATCAGTTTAAAGCCTTGACACAATTTGAAATTGAACTAAAATAA
- a CDS encoding viroplasmin family protein, translating into MAKKEKFYTVWKGKRPGIYTTWDDCKAAITGYKGAQYKSFPTFALAKKAYNGNYEEYKGKTKGVSSLTQEQLLKIGTPNYHSISVDAASSGNPGIMEYQGVDTKTKKTLFRQGPFPQGTNNIGEFLAIVHGLAYLKERKSDRVIYTDSRTAMSWVRKKTCNTKLVETEKNKALFDLIRRALDWLKKNSYNTPIVKWETKAWGEIPADFGRK; encoded by the coding sequence ATGGCAAAAAAAGAAAAGTTCTATACGGTCTGGAAAGGAAAGCGGCCCGGAATCTACACTACTTGGGATGACTGTAAAGCCGCCATTACGGGGTACAAAGGGGCGCAATACAAATCGTTTCCCACTTTTGCCCTGGCCAAAAAAGCGTATAACGGGAATTATGAGGAGTACAAGGGCAAGACAAAAGGGGTCTCCTCTTTGACGCAGGAACAATTACTCAAAATCGGTACGCCCAATTACCACTCTATTTCCGTTGATGCCGCATCCAGCGGAAATCCGGGGATTATGGAATACCAAGGGGTGGATACGAAAACGAAAAAAACCCTATTTAGACAAGGTCCTTTTCCCCAAGGCACGAACAACATCGGTGAATTTTTGGCCATTGTTCATGGCTTGGCCTATTTGAAAGAACGCAAAAGCGACCGGGTCATCTATACCGATTCGCGAACGGCTATGAGTTGGGTGCGTAAAAAGACCTGTAACACCAAACTTGTCGAAACCGAAAAGAACAAAGCCTTATTCGATTTAATACGTCGTGCGCTGGATTGGTTGAAAAAGAATTCCTATAACACCCCTATCGTAAAATGGGAGACCAAAGCATGGGGCGAGATACCCGCGGATTTTGGCAGGAAATAG
- a CDS encoding phosphoribosylglycinamide formyltransferase, with the protein MKRIVLFASGSGSNVENIIRHFQHNDFVTVTAVLTNKSDAKVLERCKRLNISALYFNKNAFSAQGCLLDVLEGLQPDLIVLAGFLLKVPQNLIMNFPNKIINIHPALLPKYGGKGMYGSHVHQAVKDNKDTETGITIHYVNENYDEGAIIHQAKTAIAPQDTVADITRKVHELEFEHFPKVIEKLLASPNIA; encoded by the coding sequence CTGAAACGCATTGTACTTTTTGCCTCCGGTTCTGGATCTAATGTCGAGAACATCATAAGGCACTTTCAGCATAACGATTTCGTTACGGTTACCGCAGTGCTGACAAACAAAAGCGATGCCAAAGTTTTGGAACGATGTAAACGATTGAATATAAGCGCGTTATATTTCAATAAAAATGCATTTTCGGCGCAGGGTTGCTTATTGGATGTCCTTGAAGGGCTACAACCCGACCTGATAGTACTCGCCGGTTTTCTTCTGAAGGTGCCACAAAACCTCATTATGAATTTCCCGAATAAAATCATCAATATACACCCGGCATTATTGCCCAAATATGGGGGTAAAGGAATGTACGGTAGTCATGTGCACCAAGCCGTTAAAGACAATAAGGATACTGAAACGGGCATCACGATACATTACGTGAACGAAAATTACGATGAGGGTGCTATCATTCACCAAGCGAAAACGGCTATCGCTCCCCAAGATACAGTTGCCGACATCACACGGAAAGTGCATGAGTTGGAGTTCGAGCATTTCCCGAAGGTGATTGAGAAATTGTTGGCCTCCCCCAACATCGCCTAA
- a CDS encoding acyl carrier protein, whose product MSDIASRVKAIIVDKLGVDENEVVTEASFTNDLGADSLDTVELIMEFEKEFDIQIPDDQAENIATVGQAISYIEEAK is encoded by the coding sequence ATGTCAGATATTGCATCAAGAGTAAAAGCTATCATCGTTGATAAATTGGGTGTTGATGAAAATGAAGTAGTAACAGAAGCTAGCTTTACCAACGACCTAGGGGCGGATTCATTGGATACCGTTGAATTGATTATGGAGTTCGAAAAGGAATTCGATATTCAAATCCCTGACGATCAAGCTGAAAACATCGCAACAGTTGGCCAAGCCATTAGTTATATAGAAGAAGCGAAGTAA
- the fabF gene encoding beta-ketoacyl-ACP synthase II: MQLKRVVVTGLGALTPIGNNIGEYWDGLKSGKSGSAPVTYYDTEKFKVKFACELKGFDPLEHFDRKEARKLDRFAQYALVSSDEAILDAGLDLDKLDKFRVGVIWGAGIGGLETFQNEVLNFAEGDGTPRFNPFFIPKMIADIAPGHISIKHGFMGPNYTTVSACASSANALIDAMNYIRLGYCDVVVSGGSEAAVTIAGMGGFGAMHALSTRNESPETASRPFDATRDGFVLGEGAGALILEEYEHAKARGAKIYAEVLGGGLSSDAYHMTAPHPDGIGVVQVMKNCLKDAGLQPEDVDHINTHGTSTPLGDVAELKAISEVFGDHAPNININSTKSMTGHLLGAAGAIEAIASILAMQHGLVPPTINHTTVDENIDPNLNLTLNEAQEREVNVAISNTFGFGGHNACVVFKKLS; this comes from the coding sequence ATGCAATTAAAGCGCGTTGTGGTAACCGGATTGGGTGCTTTAACACCTATCGGAAATAATATAGGAGAATACTGGGATGGTCTGAAGAGCGGTAAGAGTGGTTCCGCTCCCGTAACGTACTACGATACTGAAAAATTCAAGGTAAAATTCGCTTGCGAGTTAAAGGGTTTCGATCCTTTGGAACATTTTGACCGTAAGGAGGCCCGCAAATTAGATCGCTTTGCACAGTACGCCCTGGTCTCCTCCGATGAGGCCATTCTCGACGCCGGATTGGATCTTGATAAACTCGATAAATTTCGGGTCGGGGTTATTTGGGGTGCCGGTATCGGCGGCCTGGAGACTTTTCAAAATGAAGTGTTGAACTTTGCCGAGGGAGACGGGACACCACGTTTCAATCCCTTTTTTATCCCAAAAATGATTGCGGATATCGCTCCGGGACATATTTCTATAAAACATGGTTTTATGGGACCTAATTATACGACGGTTTCTGCCTGCGCCTCATCGGCAAATGCCTTGATCGATGCCATGAACTATATCCGTTTGGGCTATTGCGATGTGGTCGTATCCGGAGGTAGCGAAGCGGCGGTCACCATCGCCGGAATGGGTGGTTTTGGTGCCATGCACGCCCTAAGTACCAGAAACGAGAGTCCCGAAACGGCCTCACGGCCATTTGATGCGACCCGCGACGGTTTTGTATTGGGAGAAGGTGCTGGAGCATTGATTTTAGAGGAATACGAACATGCCAAGGCAAGGGGCGCCAAAATATATGCCGAGGTCTTGGGTGGTGGACTCTCAAGCGACGCCTATCACATGACCGCACCGCACCCTGATGGTATCGGGGTCGTTCAGGTCATGAAAAACTGCTTGAAGGATGCCGGTCTACAACCAGAGGATGTGGATCACATCAATACGCATGGAACGTCTACACCACTGGGCGATGTTGCCGAATTAAAAGCTATATCGGAAGTTTTCGGGGACCATGCCCCCAATATAAATATCAATTCAACGAAATCGATGACGGGTCATTTGTTGGGCGCGGCGGGTGCTATAGAGGCGATAGCTTCTATTTTGGCCATGCAGCATGGTTTGGTACCGCCAACGATAAATCATACGACAGTTGACGAAAATATAGATCCGAACTTGAACCTTACATTGAACGAGGCCCAAGAACGGGAAGTAAATGTAGCGATCAGCAATACCTTTGGCTTCGGAGGACACAATGCCTGTGTTGTTTTCAAAAAATTAAGCTAA
- the rnc gene encoding ribonuclease III — MSFPKNIFNSHPPEDGNFFLGMKRILGFKPKKLKIYKKAFLHRSANKKDKDGNPMNYERLEFLGDAMLGTIISRYLYNEVPEGDEGYLTKMRSKIVSREHLNELGKDLNLIEFVESRIPKTHFGDNIHGNVFEALVGAVYLDRGYDYCVKFIGKRVIEPYVDIEQLEGKVISYKSLLIEWCQKKKKHFDYDVYEDTGKDALKHFAVRLTIGGNIVAKARATSKKKAEERASKRAYFALQSKIDKN, encoded by the coding sequence ATGAGCTTTCCTAAAAATATATTCAATTCCCATCCTCCCGAGGATGGGAATTTTTTTTTAGGCATGAAACGTATTTTGGGCTTTAAGCCTAAAAAACTCAAAATCTACAAAAAAGCGTTTTTACACCGGTCGGCGAACAAAAAGGACAAGGATGGCAACCCGATGAACTATGAGCGTTTGGAGTTTTTGGGCGACGCCATGCTGGGGACCATCATTTCCCGATATCTTTACAATGAAGTTCCCGAAGGAGATGAAGGGTATCTTACCAAAATGCGGTCGAAAATCGTGAGCAGGGAGCATTTGAACGAATTGGGCAAAGACCTAAACCTTATCGAGTTTGTCGAGAGCCGCATTCCCAAAACACATTTTGGCGATAACATTCATGGGAACGTTTTCGAAGCTTTGGTCGGGGCAGTATATTTAGATCGCGGCTATGACTACTGCGTCAAGTTTATCGGCAAAAGGGTAATAGAGCCTTATGTTGATATTGAGCAATTAGAGGGAAAGGTCATCAGCTATAAAAGTCTGCTTATTGAGTGGTGTCAGAAGAAAAAGAAACACTTCGATTACGATGTGTACGAAGATACCGGCAAGGATGCCTTGAAACATTTTGCGGTAAGGCTCACCATCGGGGGAAATATTGTAGCAAAAGCCAGGGCTACTTCAAAGAAGAAGGCAGAGGAACGGGCATCTAAAAGAGCCTATTTTGCGCTACAGAGTAAGATAGATAAAAATTGA
- a CDS encoding IPExxxVDY family protein: MSAVHKIMGDFYEDPFDLVALHSSLEDYELVYFINRRLNSRFRRCRSDFELTSEVSFPIFEWKDEPNNIYWSLVTNNSLSEYSLPRTDLFKGETSYTAHHLVPERKEVDYFIKVEQPQMNVEADIVKPLQSIPKIITAYQVDIDSLKSKNNLIFL; the protein is encoded by the coding sequence ATGTCTGCAGTACATAAAATCATGGGTGATTTTTATGAAGACCCTTTTGATTTAGTGGCGTTGCACAGTAGTCTCGAGGATTACGAATTGGTTTATTTTATCAATAGGCGTCTCAACTCGAGATTCCGTAGATGTCGCAGCGATTTTGAGCTTACATCAGAGGTTTCTTTTCCGATTTTTGAATGGAAGGATGAGCCTAATAATATCTACTGGTCGCTGGTTACGAATAACAGCTTGAGTGAATATAGTTTGCCCCGCACCGATCTTTTTAAAGGGGAAACCTCATATACCGCCCATCATTTGGTTCCTGAACGCAAAGAAGTAGATTATTTCATAAAGGTAGAGCAACCCCAAATGAACGTCGAGGCCGATATCGTGAAACCGCTGCAGTCGATTCCTAAGATAATCACCGCCTACCAAGTAGATATCGATAGTTTAAAATCGAAAAACAATTTAATTTTTTTATAA
- the pyk gene encoding pyruvate kinase — MPNRKKTKIVATLGPATSRKEVLKSMIEAGVNVFRINFSHANYDAVDERIQMIRELNEEMNTNTSILADLQGPKLRVGVMAGEVVVSPGDEIDFVTGEPFEGNAERVYMNYDSFPKDVKPGEHILLDDGKLMFKVLATNGKDEVKAQVIQGGPLKSKKGVNLPNTDISLPALTEKDVKDAIYAISKKVDWIALSFVRFSQDLIDLQNLIKEHSEHKIPIIAKIEKPEAVENIDKIVSYCDGLMVARGDLGVEVPAQEVPLIQKQLVLRAKRARIPVIIATQMMETMITSLTPTRAEVNDVANSVMDGADAVMLSGETSVGNYPVQVIEKMSSILHSVEGSDLIHVPHDPPHIRTNRYITKSICYHAAIMANEIKAKAISTLTNSGYTAFQISAWRPDAHILVFTSNRRILTQLSLLWGVNAFYYDRFVSTDETIDDVNKIACQKGFLEVGDMLVSLAAMPIKAKGMVNTLRVTEIETCNF; from the coding sequence ATGCCAAACAGAAAAAAGACAAAGATAGTTGCAACCCTCGGGCCTGCAACAAGTAGAAAGGAAGTGCTTAAGAGCATGATCGAGGCAGGCGTTAATGTCTTTCGAATTAATTTTTCCCATGCGAATTACGATGCTGTCGATGAACGCATTCAAATGATTCGCGAACTGAATGAGGAAATGAACACGAATACCTCTATTCTTGCCGATTTACAAGGACCGAAGCTCCGAGTAGGTGTCATGGCGGGTGAGGTAGTCGTATCTCCGGGAGATGAAATCGATTTTGTGACAGGTGAACCTTTCGAGGGAAACGCCGAACGTGTCTACATGAACTACGACTCTTTCCCGAAGGATGTAAAGCCCGGAGAGCATATTCTTTTGGATGATGGTAAATTGATGTTCAAAGTGCTCGCCACCAACGGAAAAGACGAAGTCAAGGCACAAGTGATTCAAGGAGGTCCTTTAAAGTCAAAAAAAGGGGTCAACCTACCGAACACCGATATATCGCTTCCGGCGCTTACCGAGAAAGATGTGAAGGATGCCATTTACGCCATTTCGAAAAAAGTAGATTGGATAGCCCTATCTTTTGTACGTTTTAGCCAAGATTTGATCGACTTGCAAAATTTGATCAAGGAGCATTCAGAGCATAAAATCCCTATTATCGCTAAAATAGAAAAGCCCGAAGCGGTAGAGAACATCGATAAAATAGTATCGTATTGTGATGGTCTCATGGTGGCACGGGGTGATCTTGGCGTAGAGGTACCCGCACAAGAAGTGCCATTGATTCAGAAACAACTGGTGTTGCGGGCGAAAAGAGCAAGGATTCCCGTAATTATCGCAACACAGATGATGGAGACGATGATCACAAGCCTTACCCCGACAAGGGCCGAGGTGAACGATGTGGCGAACTCGGTTATGGATGGAGCCGATGCCGTAATGCTTTCCGGGGAGACTTCCGTTGGTAACTATCCGGTGCAGGTCATTGAAAAAATGTCCAGTATTTTACACAGTGTAGAAGGTTCAGATCTTATTCATGTACCACATGACCCCCCGCATATTCGTACCAATAGATACATCACCAAATCCATTTGTTATCATGCGGCCATTATGGCAAACGAAATCAAGGCGAAAGCGATTTCTACTTTGACCAATAGTGGTTATACGGCGTTTCAGATTTCCGCTTGGCGGCCGGATGCCCATATCCTAGTCTTCACATCAAACCGCAGAATCCTAACCCAGCTTAGTCTTCTTTGGGGCGTTAATGCCTTTTACTACGATAGGTTCGTTTCGACCGATGAGACGATCGACGATGTGAACAAAATAGCATGTCAAAAGGGCTTTTTGGAGGTTGGCGATATGCTCGTTAGCCTTGCGGCCATGCCCATAAAAGCAAAAGGCATGGTGAATACCCTCCGTGTGACTGAAATAGAGACCTGTAATTTTTAA
- a CDS encoding PAS domain-containing protein — MSELLHYDNAVKEFYDTRSIKSLPLNSWDCFSENFDVVLRSSEDIVILNKLAIEHKWNTPLSLEEELLQKQHVVIVTDADLKIVHATHNMVDMNGYTTKEVIGNSPKMFQGKETSTETSQLIADAIKTKQPFEAVILNYRKNGSTYKCWIKGQPIFNADKDVVHFIAYEKEVA, encoded by the coding sequence ATGAGCGAGTTATTGCATTACGACAACGCGGTTAAGGAATTTTACGACACAAGGTCTATTAAAAGTCTTCCCTTAAATTCATGGGATTGCTTCTCCGAAAATTTTGATGTTGTCCTGAGATCCTCGGAAGATATTGTAATTCTAAACAAATTGGCCATCGAACATAAATGGAATACGCCATTGTCACTTGAGGAAGAACTGCTTCAAAAGCAGCACGTGGTCATCGTTACGGATGCGGATTTGAAAATTGTACATGCCACACACAACATGGTGGACATGAACGGATATACCACTAAAGAGGTTATTGGAAACTCCCCTAAAATGTTTCAGGGCAAAGAAACCTCTACTGAAACCAGTCAACTCATCGCCGATGCGATAAAAACCAAACAACCGTTCGAGGCGGTGATCTTGAACTATAGAAAGAATGGTAGTACGTACAAGTGTTGGATCAAAGGGCAACCTATTTTCAACGCCGATAAAGATGTTGTACATTTTATAGCCTATGAAAAGGAAGTAGCTTAA
- the dinB gene encoding DNA polymerase IV produces the protein MPNDFPLRKIIHVDMDAFYASVEQLDHPELRGKPVAVGGSSKRGVVSAASYEARKYGVRSAMSSVVAKRNCPELIFVKARFDRYKEISQHIRKIFYDYTDLVEPLSLDEAYLDVTTNKKGNPSATLIAQEIRGRIFEELKLTASAGISINKFIAKIASDYNKPNGQKTVNPEEVLYFLEALDIRKFYGVGKVTAEKMYKLGIFTGQDLKTKSQEFLEEKFGKSGSFYYNVVRGIHTSEVKPHRIPKSVGAERTFNENLSSEIFMLERLDHIATEIERRLKKSNIAGKTITLKIKYSDFTLQTRSKTLPYFVAEKALILETAKTLLYQEKMENSVRLLGISLANLNTDKKELLKKEEPILVQLQFDF, from the coding sequence ATGCCTAACGATTTTCCATTACGAAAAATCATTCATGTTGATATGGATGCCTTCTACGCCTCGGTAGAACAATTAGACCATCCGGAACTTCGAGGGAAACCCGTTGCCGTGGGCGGAAGTTCCAAAAGAGGTGTTGTTTCGGCCGCTAGCTACGAAGCCCGAAAGTATGGTGTTAGAAGTGCCATGAGCAGTGTAGTCGCCAAACGCAACTGTCCTGAACTCATCTTTGTAAAAGCCCGTTTTGACCGTTATAAGGAAATCTCGCAACACATTCGAAAAATCTTTTACGACTATACCGACCTTGTAGAGCCACTATCCCTAGACGAGGCCTATCTCGATGTTACGACCAATAAAAAAGGAAACCCATCGGCCACTTTGATAGCACAGGAAATTCGGGGGCGTATCTTCGAAGAACTGAAACTTACCGCATCGGCGGGTATCAGTATCAATAAATTCATTGCCAAGATCGCCAGCGACTACAATAAACCCAACGGTCAAAAAACGGTAAATCCAGAAGAAGTCCTCTATTTTTTAGAAGCCCTTGATATTCGGAAGTTCTATGGTGTCGGTAAGGTTACCGCTGAAAAAATGTACAAACTGGGAATCTTTACGGGGCAAGACCTTAAGACCAAATCGCAGGAATTCCTGGAGGAAAAGTTCGGGAAAAGCGGCAGTTTTTATTACAACGTGGTTCGTGGCATTCATACCAGCGAGGTAAAGCCCCATCGCATTCCAAAATCAGTTGGAGCCGAAAGAACCTTTAACGAAAATCTGAGTAGCGAAATTTTCATGTTGGAGCGTTTAGACCATATCGCAACGGAGATCGAACGCCGCCTTAAAAAGTCGAATATTGCTGGAAAGACCATCACCTTAAAAATTAAGTATAGCGATTTTACCCTGCAGACCCGTAGCAAGACTTTACCTTATTTCGTCGCCGAAAAAGCCTTGATCTTGGAAACCGCCAAGACATTGTTGTATCAGGAAAAAATGGAAAACTCGGTGCGGCTTTTGGGCATCTCACTTGCGAATTTAAATACCGATAAAAAGGAGCTGCTCAAGAAAGAAGAGCCTATTTTGGTACAATTACAGTTCGATTTTTAG